A single region of the Rhizophagus irregularis chromosome 27, complete sequence genome encodes:
- a CDS encoding uncharacterized protein (SECRETED:cutsite_CDA-NV; SECRETED:prob_0.3150); SECRETED:SignalP(1-25) — protein sequence MPKNIFAISTLGLSKITFCQLLCDANVNGLSSPKSATQEIDICEENKFCYIDTSGFNNLYGKTDKKTFRKILSKF from the coding sequence atgccaaaaaatatttttgctattAGTACGTTAGGTCTTAGTAAAATAACATTTTGCCAATTACTTTGTGATGCTAATGTCAATGGTTTAAGTAGTCCTAAATCAGCAACACAGGAAATAGATATCTGTGAGGAAAATAAGTTCTGTTATATTGATACTTCAGGATTCAACAATTTATATGGAAAGACTGACAAAAAAACTTTTcgtaaaattttatccaaattttaa